In Fibrobacter sp. UBA4297, a genomic segment contains:
- a CDS encoding RBBP9/YdeN family alpha/beta hydrolase produces the protein MHYLIVPGYSNSGPEHWQTYWEHSLPNATRVQQRNWEHPTKAEWVEVLDKTLAYLKSDTILIAHSLGVATTVFCLLKNAAAGRLPANVKGAFLVAPADIDAIDIVDDFAPMPLEKLPVPSCVVASRNDEYVTFERANLFAKSWGSMFFDVGCCGHINALSNLGEWPEGRKLLTEFEKTL, from the coding sequence ATGCATTATTTAATTGTGCCTGGTTATAGCAATTCTGGTCCTGAACATTGGCAGACTTATTGGGAACATAGTCTCCCTAATGCAACTCGCGTTCAACAACGTAATTGGGAACATCCTACCAAGGCAGAATGGGTCGAAGTTCTCGACAAGACGCTAGCATACCTCAAGTCCGATACGATTCTTATTGCACATAGCCTTGGTGTTGCTACGACTGTATTTTGTTTGTTGAAAAATGCAGCCGCGGGAAGGTTGCCCGCCAATGTCAAGGGGGCGTTTTTAGTTGCGCCTGCAGATATTGATGCGATTGATATTGTGGATGACTTTGCTCCGATGCCCCTTGAAAAATTGCCGGTACCCTCCTGTGTTGTAGCGAGTCGGAACGATGAATATGTGACTTTTGAACGCGCGAATTTATTTGCAAAATCCTGGGGGTCAATGTTTTTTGACGTCGGGTGCTGTGGTCACATTAATGCGCTTTCTAATCTCGGTGAATGGCCTGAGGGTCGTAAACTCTTGACTGAGTTCGAAAAAACGTTGTAA
- a CDS encoding radical SAM protein: MKISSFFYFANFWLKTVLFKKKDPILGTVIVTDRCNLKCKHCSVNNITSIMHPYTQIKKEMQTLYDMGARILFFCGGETFLWRDGDLTVRDLVIEAKRMGFMIVNVVTNGTQPIDLPEADLILLSLDGDRERHNAIRGNTFDTIMENVKNATTDNICFYMAINQINKDAVRDVCQIAKDTKNVRAVSFNFHTPYPDTRNLFLSKEEKQQIADTILQMMDQGYPIFNLKASLPYLVNNSFPTPCYQCLVIEDGKISVCGRCIDVPGLCEECGYFFVAEYTLLFRGNLRIAFEAVRTYLKYV, encoded by the coding sequence ATGAAGATTTCGTCCTTCTTTTACTTTGCCAACTTTTGGCTCAAGACAGTCCTCTTCAAAAAGAAAGATCCGATTCTAGGCACCGTCATTGTAACCGACCGCTGCAACCTGAAATGCAAGCACTGCTCCGTCAACAACATCACTTCGATAATGCATCCCTACACCCAAATCAAAAAGGAGATGCAGACCCTATACGACATGGGCGCCCGAATCCTATTCTTCTGCGGCGGCGAGACGTTCTTGTGGAGAGACGGCGATTTGACCGTCAGGGACCTAGTCATCGAAGCCAAAAGAATGGGCTTCATGATTGTCAACGTGGTCACTAACGGAACACAGCCCATCGACTTGCCCGAAGCGGACCTGATTCTGCTAAGCCTTGACGGCGACAGGGAACGCCACAATGCCATCAGAGGCAATACATTCGACACCATCATGGAGAATGTCAAGAACGCCACCACAGACAACATCTGCTTCTACATGGCCATCAACCAGATAAACAAGGATGCCGTGCGGGATGTCTGCCAGATTGCGAAGGACACGAAAAACGTGAGGGCGGTCTCGTTCAATTTCCACACACCTTATCCCGATACGAGAAACCTTTTCCTGTCCAAAGAAGAAAAGCAGCAGATTGCAGATACCATCTTGCAGATGATGGATCAAGGGTACCCGATATTCAATCTCAAGGCCTCCCTCCCGTACCTCGTCAACAACAGCTTCCCCACCCCATGCTACCAGTGCCTGGTCATCGAAGACGGCAAGATTTCAGTATGCGGAAGGTGCATCGACGTTCCGGGACTTTGCGAGGAATGCGGTTACTTCTTTGTCGCAGAATACACCCTGCTTTTCAGGGGCAATTTAAGAATCGCATTCGAAGCGGTAAGGACATACCTCAAGTACGTGTAG
- a CDS encoding ATP-dependent DNA helicase RecG yields the protein MDLSSLPGLGPKRLEKLNKSGLSTIADLLYNIPRTYLDQTKVSKIADLHDGDRAVVIGIITRAGIVKGRMSRFMAVLTDGSAEISLLFFRGTRFIANRVKPGTRWLVSGTVGSYRGLQLVHPDMQPFDEGEAFNGQILPVYPISEVCREAKMEQRFFRNLYKTIFNFPGLTLPNACPRELTDYLHFAPVMDNLRALHMPKDFDSIYKAKRELKILELLPFCLRMVKRRENQKIRGHERQIDLGNVMAAKARLPFQLTAGQDAALNTIIDGLNGKKQFHALLQGDVGCGKTVVAMLAIMAVCGAGEQCALMVPTDILARQHFKSLKPFFDAAGIRVHLLVGATPAAEKKVILGELQMGLCNVVIGTHALFSKDVFFAKLGLVIIDEQHRFGVSQREALLAKGDYPDMLVMSATPIPRSLAMTLYGDLKVISIKEKPAGRKPIKTRLVNAAKRESMKQFICNEAAGGNLCYWIASRVNADASAGSASSSSSNSIGGSADSAANEGSARSVDDIVNEMRAFIAAFGHTDENIAKLKVAGVHGQMDDTQRDEIIKQFAAGEIQILVATTVIEVGVNVPAANLMVIDQPDRFGLAQLHQLRGRVGRGNQEAWCFLMTPEGEAAETSMERLSQFAATEDGFEIAELDLKTRGAGNLEGNEQSGAWVFRWFDWIHDQELISQTLERAEHILKDGSAFSETAKEKIQTWYNEKPSANEDGVH from the coding sequence ATGGATTTATCGAGCCTGCCGGGACTTGGCCCCAAGAGACTTGAAAAGCTGAACAAGTCCGGCTTAAGCACCATAGCCGATCTTTTATACAACATTCCGCGTACCTATCTTGATCAGACCAAGGTTTCAAAGATTGCGGATTTGCACGATGGTGACCGCGCGGTCGTGATTGGGATTATCACGCGAGCGGGGATTGTTAAAGGACGCATGTCGCGCTTTATGGCTGTCCTCACGGATGGTTCCGCCGAGATTTCGCTTTTATTTTTCCGCGGCACAAGATTTATCGCAAACCGTGTGAAACCGGGAACGCGTTGGCTTGTTTCAGGGACGGTCGGTTCGTACCGCGGGCTGCAACTGGTACACCCGGACATGCAGCCGTTCGACGAAGGTGAAGCGTTTAACGGACAAATTCTCCCCGTCTACCCGATTAGTGAAGTTTGCCGAGAAGCGAAGATGGAACAGCGGTTCTTCCGCAATTTGTACAAAACAATTTTCAACTTTCCGGGACTCACACTCCCAAACGCGTGCCCGCGCGAGCTCACTGACTATTTGCATTTTGCGCCTGTGATGGATAATCTCCGTGCGCTCCACATGCCGAAGGATTTCGATTCCATTTACAAAGCGAAACGCGAACTCAAGATTTTGGAGCTTTTGCCGTTTTGCCTGCGCATGGTGAAGCGCCGCGAAAATCAAAAGATTCGCGGGCATGAACGCCAGATTGATTTGGGGAACGTGATGGCGGCGAAAGCGCGCCTCCCGTTCCAACTGACCGCAGGTCAGGACGCGGCGCTAAATACAATCATTGACGGTCTCAATGGAAAAAAGCAGTTCCACGCACTGTTGCAGGGCGACGTGGGCTGCGGAAAGACCGTCGTCGCCATGCTCGCCATTATGGCGGTCTGCGGAGCAGGCGAACAGTGCGCACTGATGGTCCCGACAGATATTCTCGCACGTCAGCATTTCAAGTCACTCAAGCCGTTCTTTGATGCGGCAGGCATCCGCGTGCATCTGCTTGTCGGGGCAACTCCCGCCGCCGAAAAGAAAGTGATTCTCGGTGAACTCCAGATGGGGCTTTGCAACGTCGTCATAGGCACGCACGCCCTCTTTAGCAAGGACGTTTTCTTTGCAAAACTCGGGCTCGTGATTATCGACGAACAGCACCGTTTCGGCGTGAGCCAGCGCGAAGCGCTACTCGCCAAAGGCGACTACCCCGACATGCTCGTGATGAGCGCTACGCCGATTCCGCGAAGCCTCGCGATGACGCTATATGGCGATTTGAAAGTCATCAGCATCAAGGAAAAGCCGGCAGGACGCAAGCCCATCAAGACGCGCCTCGTGAACGCCGCAAAGCGCGAATCGATGAAGCAGTTTATCTGCAATGAAGCCGCCGGCGGAAATCTCTGCTACTGGATTGCAAGCCGCGTAAACGCCGACGCTTCGGCTGGCTCCGCGAGCAGTTCCTCTAGCAATTCCATAGGCGGTTCTGCGGACTCCGCAGCAAACGAAGGAAGCGCCCGCAGTGTCGATGACATCGTGAACGAAATGCGTGCCTTTATCGCGGCCTTCGGCCACACCGACGAAAACATTGCAAAACTCAAAGTTGCAGGCGTCCACGGCCAAATGGACGATACGCAAAGAGACGAAATAATCAAGCAATTTGCAGCAGGCGAAATCCAGATTCTAGTTGCGACGACCGTTATCGAAGTCGGCGTGAACGTCCCTGCCGCAAATCTCATGGTCATCGACCAGCCAGACCGATTCGGTCTAGCGCAGCTCCACCAGCTGCGCGGCCGCGTAGGCCGTGGCAATCAAGAAGCCTGGTGCTTCTTGATGACGCCCGAAGGCGAAGCCGCCGAAACAAGCATGGAACGCCTCTCGCAATTTGCCGCCACTGAAGACGGGTTCGAAATCGCGGAACTTGACCTCAAGACGCGCGGTGCCGGGAACCTCGAAGGCAACGAGCAAAGCGGAGCCTGGGTATTCCGCTGGTTCGACTGGATTCACGACCAGGAGCTCATTTCGCAAACGCTCGAACGCGCCGAACACATATTAAAAGACGGCTCCGCGTTCAGCGAAACCGCCAAAGAAAAAATTCAAACTTGGTATAACGAAAAGCCTTCGGCTAACGAAGATGGCGTTCATTAG
- a CDS encoding radical SAM/SPASM domain-containing protein codes for MMKDLYATKRKNMHSLAEYQRKLWKNPQLAYLFLEVTDCCNLKCKHCGSGCLSTNRNYLPFETAQKVLDEVAKEYDASQIFICITGGEPLLNKELFKIIAYSKHLNFSCGITTNGTLLSETVGEEFKKARLDTISISLDGLEETHNNFRCSPNAFQQALTGIRNAKKAGLYPEVVTVVHKKNLKELDILYEFLCHEKIESWKIANIEPIGRAKENSSMLLDAHEYKMLLDFVKQTRFNPSNNMEINLGCSHYLGMQYEYMVRDFYFQCGAGTKIASVMANGDIGACLDIERNELTIQGNIYKDSFVDVWKNRFEIFRQDKAELNPQCKQCSDREFCMGDSTHTWNFQNNEPNYCVFKMLEA; via the coding sequence ATGATGAAAGATTTATACGCGACAAAACGAAAAAACATGCACTCGTTGGCAGAATACCAGCGAAAGTTGTGGAAAAATCCGCAACTCGCATATTTATTCCTTGAAGTGACCGATTGTTGCAATTTAAAATGCAAGCATTGCGGCAGCGGCTGCCTATCCACAAACCGTAACTACTTGCCTTTTGAAACCGCCCAAAAAGTGCTGGACGAGGTCGCCAAAGAATACGATGCATCACAGATATTCATTTGCATTACAGGCGGCGAACCACTTTTGAACAAAGAACTATTCAAAATCATCGCCTATTCCAAGCATTTAAATTTTTCTTGCGGAATAACGACTAACGGAACCTTATTGTCCGAAACCGTCGGTGAAGAGTTCAAGAAAGCTAGACTGGACACAATCTCTATCAGCTTGGACGGTCTAGAAGAGACTCACAACAACTTTCGTTGTTCCCCAAATGCATTCCAGCAAGCACTAACAGGTATCCGGAATGCGAAAAAAGCAGGGTTATATCCTGAAGTTGTGACCGTCGTCCACAAAAAAAATTTGAAAGAACTGGATATCCTATACGAATTCCTTTGCCATGAGAAAATCGAATCATGGAAAATTGCGAACATCGAGCCCATCGGCAGAGCAAAAGAGAACTCATCGATGCTCCTCGACGCTCACGAATACAAAATGCTGCTCGATTTCGTTAAACAGACCCGATTCAATCCAAGCAACAACATGGAAATTAATTTAGGTTGTTCACACTATCTCGGAATGCAATACGAGTACATGGTTCGCGATTTTTACTTTCAATGCGGAGCGGGAACTAAAATCGCAAGCGTCATGGCAAATGGCGATATCGGAGCATGCCTGGACATCGAAAGGAACGAATTAACAATACAGGGAAACATTTATAAAGATTCTTTCGTAGATGTTTGGAAAAATCGGTTTGAAATTTTCCGTCAAGATAAAGCGGAATTAAACCCGCAATGCAAACAATGTAGCGACAGGGAGTTTTGCATGGGAGATTCAACCCATACCTGGAACTTCCAAAACAACGAACCCAATTACTGCGTTTTCAAAATGCTGGAGGCATAA
- a CDS encoding MlaD family protein: protein MKLSDRALGYISLVVFACIFGGIALGMWEAHQNVHQTAIVDFKELGSLQPEDPVVLRGYRIGTIGSVTWLKDRSRVVIHFTEPLKLREGTQFNNVNYALMGQRRLEIIPSKTGMLMPENHVFQGHFEPGIAETLRLIENVNEQLDAVQKTIMLLAQGDSSHKSAPEIYEEAMHSIEDIFAHTEKTVGALGPKMNKLFRQMNSSTKALSKTALQADTAIKTVTTVANEKITLVDSVVLSLTENAKKTNDVITNIEKGIDSETLLQSKELVENINNIITSLNKAVQAIDTKNFGFKDKDGKPVKLITWKNMNIVGDKARDKARKRLEEAKAQQEQKKAGN, encoded by the coding sequence ATGAAACTTTCGGACAGAGCGCTTGGCTACATTTCACTGGTTGTTTTCGCCTGCATTTTTGGAGGCATCGCTTTGGGCATGTGGGAAGCCCACCAAAACGTGCACCAGACGGCAATCGTCGATTTCAAGGAACTCGGTTCGTTGCAACCCGAAGACCCTGTCGTTTTGCGCGGGTACCGCATCGGCACTATCGGCAGCGTCACCTGGCTTAAAGACCGTTCCCGCGTCGTCATCCACTTTACCGAACCGCTCAAGCTCCGTGAAGGCACGCAATTCAACAACGTAAACTACGCGCTCATGGGGCAACGCCGTCTCGAAATCATTCCGTCAAAGACGGGAATGCTCATGCCAGAAAACCACGTATTCCAGGGGCATTTTGAACCGGGCATCGCAGAAACTTTGCGCTTGATAGAAAATGTCAACGAACAACTCGACGCCGTGCAAAAAACGATTATGTTGCTCGCCCAGGGAGATTCCTCACACAAGTCCGCCCCGGAAATCTACGAAGAAGCGATGCATTCCATCGAAGATATTTTCGCACACACCGAAAAGACGGTCGGCGCACTCGGTCCCAAGATGAACAAGCTGTTCAGGCAAATGAATTCGTCGACCAAGGCGCTCTCCAAGACCGCCCTCCAAGCGGATACAGCCATAAAGACGGTCACGACGGTTGCAAACGAAAAAATCACGCTCGTCGATTCCGTTGTCCTTTCGCTTACTGAAAACGCAAAAAAGACAAACGACGTTATTACGAACATCGAAAAGGGTATCGATTCCGAGACGCTTTTGCAATCCAAGGAACTTGTTGAAAACATAAACAACATCATCACAAGCCTCAACAAAGCCGTCCAGGCTATCGACACGAAGAATTTCGGCTTCAAGGACAAAGACGGGAAACCGGTCAAGTTGATTACTTGGAAGAATATGAACATCGTTGGCGACAAAGCGCGCGACAAGGCTCGCAAGCGTTTAGAAGAAGCCAAGGCTCAACAAGAACAAAAGAAAGCAGGCAACTAA
- a CDS encoding CatB-related O-acetyltransferase produces MPNTLPDPMTVHPIAGYDKEIYVKPTLKNPQIIVGDFTYIADSNFESHVTHLYPWNDDKLIVGKFCLIAAGVEFVMNGANHQMNAVSTFPFYTLQGWNMTPPAKENLPLKGDTVIGNDVWIGQNAVILPGVHIGDGAIIGANAVVGSNVEPYTVVAGNPAQFIRNRFDEELTALLLQWKWWDKPVEEINELIPILTNPDLAFVKAKIKEFLAKP; encoded by the coding sequence ATGCCAAACACACTCCCTGATCCGATGACTGTCCACCCGATTGCTGGTTACGATAAGGAAATTTACGTGAAGCCGACGCTCAAGAATCCGCAGATTATCGTGGGTGATTTCACTTACATTGCCGATAGCAATTTCGAGAGCCATGTGACGCACCTGTATCCGTGGAATGATGATAAGTTAATTGTCGGAAAGTTCTGCCTGATTGCCGCGGGGGTGGAGTTCGTGATGAACGGGGCGAACCACCAGATGAATGCGGTTTCGACGTTCCCGTTCTACACATTGCAAGGTTGGAATATGACTCCACCTGCGAAGGAAAATTTGCCGCTCAAAGGTGATACGGTAATTGGGAACGATGTGTGGATTGGGCAGAATGCGGTGATTTTGCCGGGTGTGCATATTGGCGATGGGGCGATTATCGGTGCGAATGCTGTCGTGGGGAGTAACGTGGAACCTTACACGGTTGTAGCAGGAAACCCGGCGCAGTTTATACGCAATCGTTTCGATGAGGAGTTGACTGCGCTCCTGCTCCAATGGAAATGGTGGGATAAGCCCGTCGAAGAAATTAATGAACTTATCCCGATTTTAACGAACCCGGACTTAGCCTTTGTCAAGGCAAAAATCAAGGAATTCCTTGCAAAACCTTGA
- the ettA gene encoding energy-dependent translational throttle protein EttA produces the protein MAEQNKAEKFVFYMYKMTKSYPPNKEVLKDISLSFYYGAKIGIIGQNGAGKSTLLRIMAGIDKEFQGEAWIEPGRTAGYLPQEPQLDPNLTVKENVMQAVAKKQAVLDRFNEISMKFAEPMEDDEMNKLLDEQAKLQDIIDAQDLWSLDRNIEIAMDALRCPPGDWPVTNLSGGEKRRVALCRLLLEEPDLLLLDEPTNHLDAETVAWLERHLREYKGSVILVTHDRYFLDNVTNWILEIDRGRGIPWEGNYAQWLDQKLERMKNEEKGESDRQKRLAREQEWVKASPKARQAKSKARLKAYEELLAEDSKEQIKVAQIHIANGKRLGDVVIQAEHLQKAFGEKVLFDDLNFSLPRSGIVGIIGPNGAGKTTLFKIIMGQEKPDGGTLKIGETVEIISMEQGRESLDDSKTVWESITGGNDEILVGDRKMNGRAYCGLFNFTGAAQQKKLSQLSGGERNRVLMAKNLQKPGNLLFLDEPTNDLDIETLQALEQAILKFAGCAVIISHDRWFLDRIATHILAYEGDSKVVWFEGNWSEYEADRRKRLGEDADNPKPIKYKTLTRQ, from the coding sequence ATGGCCGAACAAAACAAAGCAGAAAAATTCGTTTTCTACATGTACAAGATGACCAAGTCCTATCCGCCTAACAAAGAGGTGCTGAAGGACATTTCTTTGAGCTTCTACTATGGCGCAAAGATTGGTATTATCGGCCAGAACGGTGCCGGTAAGTCGACGCTCCTCCGCATTATGGCGGGTATTGACAAGGAATTCCAGGGCGAAGCTTGGATTGAACCGGGCCGCACCGCAGGCTACTTGCCGCAGGAACCGCAGCTTGACCCGAACTTGACTGTCAAGGAAAACGTGATGCAGGCCGTCGCTAAAAAGCAGGCTGTGCTCGACCGCTTCAACGAAATTTCCATGAAGTTTGCTGAACCGATGGAAGACGACGAGATGAACAAGCTCCTCGACGAACAGGCAAAGCTTCAGGACATCATCGACGCTCAGGACTTGTGGAGCCTCGACCGCAACATTGAAATTGCAATGGACGCTCTCCGCTGCCCGCCGGGCGATTGGCCGGTGACAAACCTTTCTGGTGGTGAAAAACGCCGTGTGGCTCTCTGCCGCTTGCTTCTCGAAGAACCGGATTTGTTGCTCCTTGACGAACCGACGAACCACTTGGATGCCGAAACGGTTGCATGGCTCGAACGCCACCTCCGCGAATACAAGGGCTCCGTGATTCTCGTGACGCATGACCGTTACTTCCTTGACAACGTAACGAACTGGATTTTGGAAATTGACCGCGGTCGCGGCATTCCTTGGGAAGGCAATTACGCCCAGTGGCTTGACCAGAAGCTTGAACGCATGAAGAACGAAGAGAAGGGCGAATCCGATCGTCAGAAGCGTCTCGCTCGCGAACAGGAATGGGTGAAGGCTTCTCCGAAGGCGCGCCAGGCCAAGAGCAAGGCCCGTCTCAAGGCATACGAAGAACTCTTGGCCGAAGATTCCAAGGAACAAATTAAGGTCGCGCAGATCCACATTGCAAACGGCAAGCGCTTGGGCGATGTCGTCATTCAGGCGGAACATTTGCAGAAGGCCTTTGGCGAAAAGGTGCTGTTCGACGATTTGAACTTCAGCTTGCCGCGCTCGGGCATTGTGGGCATTATCGGTCCAAACGGTGCTGGTAAGACAACTTTGTTCAAGATAATCATGGGCCAGGAAAAGCCGGATGGCGGTACGCTCAAGATTGGCGAAACTGTCGAAATCATCAGTATGGAACAGGGCCGCGAAAGCTTGGACGATTCCAAGACGGTTTGGGAATCCATCACGGGTGGCAATGACGAAATCTTGGTGGGCGACCGCAAGATGAATGGCCGTGCTTACTGCGGTCTCTTCAACTTCACGGGTGCGGCTCAGCAGAAGAAGCTTTCGCAGCTCTCCGGTGGTGAACGCAACCGCGTGCTTATGGCAAAGAACTTGCAGAAGCCGGGCAACCTCTTGTTCCTCGACGAACCGACGAACGATTTGGATATCGAAACGTTGCAGGCTTTGGAACAGGCTATCCTCAAGTTCGCAGGCTGCGCCGTGATCATCTCGCATGACCGCTGGTTCCTTGACCGTATTGCAACGCACATCCTCGCTTACGAAGGCGATTCCAAGGTGGTGTGGTTCGAAGGCAACTGGAGCGAATACGAAGCCGATCGCCGCAAGCGCCTTGGCGAAGACGCTGACAATCCGAAGCCGATTAAGTACAAGACTCTTACGAGACAGTAA
- a CDS encoding ABC transporter permease — translation MLHVFKHELRLIFRDPRFWIPFIIPPVILAASQAIAVSRYGGEIMQGMESYMMLLLGCLMAPMGAPLAGDSFAGERERNSLELLQLSPIAPAKLFWGKLFAILPFPLVFALLAQLGYWFSHSEITVTAAVASMLGALSAVLLTTAFSLMVSLRVKTVRAATHMTLFFIIPLLLLVQLGHEAFLQSLFVPLVTLAVSVMVSLAVTFAGMKKFVSL, via the coding sequence ATGCTCCACGTTTTTAAACACGAACTTCGTTTGATTTTCAGGGATCCGCGCTTCTGGATTCCGTTCATCATCCCGCCGGTGATTCTTGCGGCAAGCCAGGCAATTGCGGTGTCGCGTTACGGTGGCGAGATTATGCAGGGCATGGAAAGTTACATGATGCTTTTGCTCGGTTGCCTGATGGCCCCGATGGGGGCGCCTTTGGCTGGCGATTCTTTTGCTGGCGAGCGCGAGCGCAATTCGCTGGAACTTTTGCAACTTTCTCCAATTGCGCCTGCGAAACTCTTTTGGGGCAAACTGTTTGCGATTCTCCCGTTCCCGCTGGTGTTTGCGCTTTTGGCGCAGCTTGGTTACTGGTTCTCGCATTCCGAAATTACGGTAACTGCGGCGGTGGCTTCGATGCTTGGAGCACTTTCGGCGGTGCTGTTGACAACTGCGTTTTCTCTGATGGTTTCGCTTCGTGTTAAAACCGTCCGTGCAGCGACCCACATGACGCTCTTTTTCATTATTCCGCTTCTGTTGCTTGTGCAGCTCGGTCACGAAGCTTTTTTACAGAGTTTGTTTGTGCCGCTTGTGACGCTTGCTGTGTCGGTTATGGTTAGCCTTGCTGTTACTTTTGCGGGTATGAAGAAATTTGTTAGTTTGTAG
- a CDS encoding coproporphyrinogen-III oxidase family protein, with product MSLRTTLTRAWLTRSFKPFLFKNEYDDFLPFEECENLGLYVHIPFCKSICTFCPYCKTIYNKELCDRYIDALIREIHKVGGQYKGKKETTSLYFGGGTPALIADRIGEIIEAIQEHFTVTEGVGVELHPDNVNIKTLQKLKDAGVTKLSIGIQSFQEKYQNILGRKKVDANKLKEALSTVDFETVSMDFIFALPDQTYEDIKADVDTAFESGANHVAIYPFIDFSFTKSKVKTMPKKQKKELLDRITAYFNEKGYHRSSIWTFSNKKEAKYSSMTRDSFLGFGCSATTLLQKQFKINTFSVEEYCKRIDSDKLPTSLTIRFTPRQRMVYYLFWTLYSMQLDEKKFEHFFGVSLKKMYGFDFWLAQKLGFLTKENGVYSTTMKGAFYYHYYEQFYTLSYIDKMWGIMRTEAFPEKIEF from the coding sequence ATGAGTTTGAGAACGACCTTAACTAGAGCGTGGCTGACCCGATCCTTTAAGCCTTTTTTATTCAAAAACGAATACGACGATTTTCTCCCCTTCGAGGAATGCGAGAATCTCGGCCTCTACGTCCATATCCCTTTCTGCAAGAGCATCTGCACATTCTGCCCCTATTGCAAGACAATCTATAACAAGGAACTGTGCGACCGCTACATAGACGCGCTGATAAGGGAAATCCACAAGGTCGGCGGTCAATACAAAGGCAAGAAAGAAACGACCAGCCTGTATTTTGGCGGCGGCACACCCGCCCTAATCGCAGATAGAATCGGCGAAATCATAGAAGCGATCCAGGAACATTTTACTGTGACCGAAGGCGTCGGCGTTGAGCTGCATCCAGACAACGTAAATATCAAGACACTCCAAAAACTGAAAGATGCGGGCGTTACAAAACTCAGCATAGGCATCCAATCGTTCCAGGAAAAATACCAGAACATTCTCGGACGAAAGAAAGTTGACGCAAACAAATTAAAAGAAGCCTTGAGCACCGTAGATTTCGAAACGGTTTCCATGGACTTCATCTTCGCGCTCCCCGACCAGACTTACGAAGATATCAAAGCGGACGTGGATACAGCATTCGAAAGCGGTGCAAACCACGTGGCAATTTACCCGTTTATCGATTTCTCTTTTACTAAAAGCAAAGTGAAAACGATGCCGAAAAAACAGAAGAAGGAGCTATTGGACCGAATCACCGCCTACTTCAACGAGAAGGGATACCACCGCAGTTCCATCTGGACTTTTTCGAACAAGAAGGAAGCCAAATATTCCTCCATGACCCGCGACAGCTTCCTCGGATTCGGATGTTCCGCCACGACGCTCCTTCAAAAGCAATTCAAAATAAACACTTTCTCCGTAGAGGAATACTGCAAGAGGATTGACAGCGACAAGCTGCCGACCTCATTGACCATCCGCTTCACACCAAGGCAGAGGATGGTGTATTACCTGTTCTGGACACTTTACAGCATGCAACTGGACGAAAAGAAATTCGAGCATTTCTTTGGCGTGTCGCTGAAAAAAATGTACGGTTTTGATTTTTGGTTAGCGCAAAAACTCGGATTCCTGACAAAAGAAAACGGAGTCTATTCCACGACCATGAAGGGCGCTTTTTACTACCACTACTACGAGCAATTCTACACGCTCTCTTACATCGACAAGATGTGGGGAATCATGCGAACAGAAGCGTTCCCGGAGAAGATTGAGTTTTAG